CCGTAGCTAGCTCTGCACCGTCCTCCCCCACACCGAAAACCCGGTGCCGCTCTTTTGGGTCCACAACACGATCACGTTCCCGGCTTCGTCCCAGCCGGCCTCGTACTGCTCCACACTCCCCTCCAGATCGAGCCGCTCACTCGTGCTCCACCCGGAGAGCGAGCGCGAGGCGCTCCACAGTTCCCTCTCGTCCCCCGACCCCTTCACCCACGTTACCACCGGTTGTCCGTCCTTCCCCAAAAGAAGGGTCGGGCTCAGGCAGAAGTGCGGGTAGTTGTCGAGCACCTTCTCGGAGAACCACCCAAGCCCTATGTCGGTGGCAACGGTGAGGCTGGAGAGATAGGCATCGACGTCGGGCCAGTTTGCCGCCTGTGTCAGGCAGACAAAGGCGATCCCGCCGTCGGCGAGGGAGGCGGATACACCGAGCGGATTTTCCCCGATCACTTCAGGGGCGCCCCACCCCTTCTCCGGGAAGAAGCGGGAGGCCTTCAGTTGATAATCCCTCCCCGGAGCACTCACTTCCTGCCAAAGGGCAAGTGCGTTTCCGACCTCGTCCATCGTCACCACCGGCGCGTGGTGCCCCGGCACTGTCTGGGCCGCGCTCAGATCCTTTAGCGGATCATCCTGCACGATCTCCCTCCCGAGGGGAAATGCTGGCCCCCACCCGGTAACCGGGTCGAAGATCCGCCCCCAGGTGTTGTGCCTGAGCTCACCAAAGCGCGAACCGGCACCTGCTGCGTTCCAGAGCGCCACCACCATCCCCGATCCGTTTCCGGAAATTGTCCCGGTCGGTACCAGCTGGTCCTTCCCGATGACGCTCGGGGGACCCCACCCCCTTTCGGTGCGGCGCGCCGAGACAAAGTGGTAGCTGTGCTCGGCCGCCTCATAGCGGTGCCAGGTCGCCACCGAGTTCCCCTCCTCGTCCAGGAGCACCTGGGGCGAAAGCGCAAGCCCGGTGGAGTCGAGTACAGCCGGAGCACTCCAGCCGTGCCCGGGGAGATAGGTGGAGGCCAGCAGGTGCCGCGTATGCCCCACCGTCTGGACCCACACCAGCGTCGCGACACCGTCGGAATTCAGCGCCGCCCGCGCCTCCCCCTCATCCCCTTCCCCTGCCCCGAGGTGCTGCGGGGCATCCCACCCCGGGCCGGGATGGTACCTGCTCCCCCAGAGCGTCTGCGAGCCGTACCCGCCTTCGCACCACAGCGCCAGCGCCTCCCCTTTTCTGGCCAGCGCGAGCCTCGGGGAGGAGACGGCACAGCTGGCGCGCGTGAGCCTGATCACCGCGTGGCGCAGGTTCTGTACGCAGGTGTTGGTGCTCGAGCTTATGCCGAACCAGACCATCGCCGGCAGCAGTAGGGGTTTCCACGTGGTACTCCTGCAAATATTCTGTGCTACCTTGTTTACCGCCCAGAGGGGCGAGCATCTGAAAAGCCGCATTGCTCCTCCTTCGACCTCCGGGGACCACTCCCGTGGAGCGACTGCTACTCTTCCGTCTTAAGCCAGCATCTCAGCATTTCCGCGATGCTCCACGCCTGAGCCACGCAGCCTCGCGGCCGGTACGGCTCTTCTGCATCAAAAACCTCGTTGAGTGACCCGATGACCTTCTCGTTTAGCTGGTCGACCAGCCCTTCCAGGAAGCTGCGTGCCCCCCTCCTGTCTTCGGGGTGCAGCTTCAGCCAAGCATCCACGAAGTGACCGAGCAGCCAAGGCCACACGGTCCCCTGGTGGTAGGCGGCGTCCCTCGAACGGAGGTCGCCGAAGTATTTGTCCTTGTAGTCGGGATGTCCCGGCGCGAGGGTCCTCAACCCCACCGGGGTCAGCAGGCGCTCCCGCACCACGTCCATCACCGGCGTCCAGCGGGCCGGGTCGAGTACGGGGAAGCGCAGCGAGATGGCGAAGATCTGGTTTGGGCGGCAGGCGCTGTCGTCTCCGTTTTCACCGTCGACCACATCGTAAAGGTACCCCCCCTCTTCGTACCAGAAACGCTCATTGAAGGAGCGGTACACCTCCTCCGCGCTCTCGATGCACGTCTGCGCAAAACTTTCGTCGTCGCAGTCTTCCCGGCTCCACTCCGCCAGGAGACGCAGCGCGTTGTACCACAGTGCGTTTATCTCCACCGCCTTCCCGCGCCGCGGAGTGACGACCCAGTCCCCGACTTTCGCGTCCATCCAGGTGAGCTGGTACCCTTCCGCCCCCTGGTGCAGGAGGCCATCCTTCGGGTCTATGCCGATGCCGAAGCGGGTCCCCGCCCTGTGTTTCTCCACGATGTCCTTTAGTTGCGGCATGACCCAGCGCATGAGGATGCGGTCGCCGGTTACCTGGTAGTACCGGTCGAGCGCGTGGAAGAACCAGAGAGTCGCATCCGCCGTGTGATAGAGCCCGTCCACCTTCCCCTCCGGGAACATGTTCGGTATGAGGCCGTCCTTCACGTAGTGGGCGAAGGTGCGCAGTATCCACCCCGCCTCGTTGTGCCTGCCGGTCGCCAGCGTCAGCCCTTCGAGGGAGATCATGGTGTCGCGCCCCCAGTCGGTGAACCAGTGGTATCCGGCGATGACGGTGCGGATCTCGTTGCCGAGGGCGTTTGCCCTCACACTGTCCTCCAGCCTGCCGGCGGGGGATATGATGAACTGGTCGGCGGCGAGGACAAGTTCGGCGGCGACGCCTGTGCGTGCCTTCGGGTGGGCCGCCGCCAAGAGGAGCCTGCGGCGCTCCTTCTCGATCCTGAAGGCCTCTCCCGGCGGAAGGGTGGCGATGTTTTCCCACTGCTCCGTGGAGGCGACGAGGGTGGCGGACTGGCCGGGGGCAAGCTCCATGTTGAAGTAGCCGGGGGTCCACAGCTTCCCTGTCGTTTCGTAGCCGCGGTTGTACTCGATGCGGTAAAAGACGTCGTCGATCGTCCGCTCGTCGAGGGTGAAGGTCCCACCTCCCCCCTCGAAAACGAGGCGCAGCTGCGGCGTCTTCTTTCCCCCCGACCATATCTGGTAGCGGTTCTCCTGCGCCGAGAAAACGTACGAATCTCCCGGCTCCTGGTCCACCGGATCACCGTGCGGGCGAAACTGCACCAGCGGCTGCATCTTGAGCCAGGCGGACTGCGATCCGGAGAGATAGGTGTAGGTGATGTGCACGGTATTTTGCAGGTGGACCATGAAGATCCGCTTCTCGAACTCCGCCCCGTCGATCTGGTAGCGCCAGACCGGCAGGCCGTCCTGCAGGTAGAAATCGACGAGGTTCGGCGCCCCGGGCATGTCCACCGACCCGTCTCGCCGCTCGTACCCGCCGAGCTGCAGCGAGGGCCCCTCGCGGAACTTCACCTCCTCGGTGACCTTGTTGAGTACCATGGTGCGCCCGAAAGGGGTGGGGTAGGCCGCCACCAGGAGGCCGTGATACCGGCGCGTCAGCACCCCCGCGACCGTACCGCAGGCGTACCCCCCGAGCCCGTTCGTCACCAGCCATTCCCGCTTCAAAAGAACTTCTTCACGACTGTTCACATATTTGGAATCCCAGACGATGTCACGTTTGAGTTTCATCTTCATTGTTCTCCTGCAGCGACAGGTTTGAGCACTACGGCAGCGTGCCCCTGTATTCTCCAGAATTTATCGGTGTCCAGTTCGGGGGTACCGGAGCCCCCGTATTCGGACCACTCGCTGGACCACAGTACCTGCCAGCGGCAATCCTCAGGAGGTGCCAGGAGCGGCTCCGGTACCGGGGAAAGGCGCAGGTCCCGCCCCAGGTTCACCAGCAGGAGCCGCTGATCCCCCTTCACGAAGAAGCGCAGCAGGAACCCCTGCGGGCCGAGTATCGCCCCTTCCACCTTGCCGGTATGAGCGCGGCTGAAGACCTGGTCCTCCTTGCGCAGCCGGATCAGGTCCTTGTGCATGTTGTAGGTCTTCACGTTCTTCTCCCGGTCGGAGAGGTTGAGCCGGGATCTCAGGAAGGTCTCCGGTGCGGAGGGATTATCCAGCGCATCGATGACGTCGGGAGAAGTTATGTTCGTGAACTGCCTGAGAAAATCGACCCGCCCCTTGCGGACGAGCTTTGCAAGCTCAGGGCTTAGGTCCGCGAAGTACAGAAAGGGTGTGCAGGCACCGAACTCCTGCCCCTGGAAAAGGAGCGGTGTCTGCGGCCCCAGGAGAAGGAGGGTCGTCATGGCCCGGAAGCTCCCGGGACTGGTGAGACTGTGTACGCGCCACCCCCACGCGGAGTTCGCGACCTGGTCGTGATTCTCCAGAAAATGGACGAAACGCCGGGGAGAGAAGGAAAATGTAGGGGAGCCGCGTCTTTTCCCCTGCCAGTAGTAGTACTGCCCCTGGTAGAGGTAGCTCCACTTTACCGCCGAAACCAGTTCCTGCGGGGTGCCGAGGTACTCGCTGTAGTACGCCTCGTTGTAGCCGGTAAGGGCTACCCGGGCGCTGTGGTGGAAATCGTCGTTCCACATGAGGTCGAGGCCGTAGCCACCGTCGGCAATCGGGCGCAGGCAGCGCACATGCTGCGGCTCGTTCTCCGCCACCAGCAGGAGGGAGCGCTCACCGGCAACCTCCCTCGCCGCTTCGGAGATGCAGGCAAGGATGTGCTTTGGGGAGTTGTCGAAGATCACCTGGGTGGCATCGAGGCGCAGGCCGTCGAGATGGAACTCGCTGATCCAGTACACGGCGTTGGCGATGAAGAACTCGCGCACCGGCCCCGAATGCTCCCCGTCGAAATCGACCGAGTCTCCCCACTCGTTGGTGTAGCGGTCGGTGAAATAGTGGGGGGAATATTCCCTGAGGTAGTTCCCTTCCGGCCCCAGGTGGTTGTAGACGACGTCCAGGATGATGGAGAGGCCAAGGGAGTGAGCGGTATCGACAAAGCGGCGGAAGTCGTCGGGAAAGCCGTACAGCCTTGTGGGGGCGAAGAGGTCGACGCCGTCATACCCCCAGCCGAACTCCCCGGGGAACTCCGCCACCGGCATGACCTCGACTGTGGTGATCCCGAGCCGGGCGAGCTCAGGAAGCTGCTGTGCGGCGCCGTGCCAGTTACCCTCCGGAGTGTAGGTGCCGATGTGCATCTCGTACATGACCTGTTCTTCCAGCTTCGGGCCCGCCCAGACCTGATCGCTCCACTGAAAGTACGGGTCGACAACGCAGGAGGGACCGTGCGGCCCCTCGGGCTGGAATCGCGAGGCCGGGTCGGGGAAGGAATCTCCGTCGTCCAGCCTGAAGCGGTACAGCGATCCGATGCGCGCCTCGTGGCACAGCCCTGAGTAGTATCCGCCGTCCTCCGGGTCAAGTTCCATGACGACCTGCTCCGCCGCCGCGTGCACTCCCCTCCCCAGCAGGACCACCTCCACCTTCTTGCGCCGCGGGGCCCACACGCGAAAATGTACCCCTCCTTCCGGCATCGGCTCCGCGCCTACAGGGAGCCTGCGCTTTTGAATAGACATAGCTATAAACCTGCCTTGAACAATGAGAATCCATACATTTACGTAAAGGATATCATATCGTCCGGGCAATGGACGGGAGGTGCGGGACAGGGGAATGATGCCGGTGCGGGAGGGAGAATGAGGAGCTTCTGCAGGGGAATGCGGCAGTAGCCGGGCGAGTTGCCGGGCGCGCCCCGCCCTTGAAACGGGCGGGACAGCATGGGGATGGGTCGCTGCTATTCCAGCAGGAGGAAAGAGTAGTTCCTGCCGCCGTCCTGCTCGCCCGGATAGCCGAACCTCGCAGCGGTGGCGATGACGTCGATTGCCATCCCCTGCGCGGACGGTCGTGCCATCCTGATGTTGCGGCAGCCGGTTCTGGTCTTTGCGCAGTCCTTGCAGATATTGCAGGAGTCAACGAAAAGGAGGAACGCCTTCGGGTGGCCGGCGGCAATGACCTCACCCTCGAGCTTCAGAAGCTCCAGATTCATCTTCCGCGTCCAGCCGGAGCGCTCGTCAGCATCGTTGAAGGCGACGGGAAAGCGGAATATCGCGGCGATCCGGTACTCGTCCAGAAGCTGGCGGCATTCGTGTACCGGGGGAGTATTCGGTGGGCAGGCAGCGTTTCTGCCGTACGACTCGCAGCCGAAGGTGCACTTCAGCCTTACCCACTGCGCCACGACGATCTCGGCCGGGTCGATCCAGCGGAAGTCGCGGCAGCCATATTGCTGAAACAGCCTCTGCAAAGCATTCTGGTCTGCCATGGTATTCAGCTCTCCTGAAGAAGATGGTCAGCATCGGGAGATGCCAAGGATTCTTAGACCAATCGGCAGAAAGACCGGCAGCTTGAGGGATATCGCGAAAAAAATTGGTTCATCAGCGGCGGGACAGGGGGTGGACGCCGCTGCTCTGTTGCCATCGAAAAGGTGTGCTATATACTGACATGCGCTACTATCGAATTAACGACCAATGAAGATTACAGGAGGGAACCATGAAGTTCTTGGTACTGTGGGAACTGGACGTTGCTTTGCTGCGAGCGGAGATAATTCAGTCGGTCATGCGCATGCCCGATTATGCCCAGAAGCTGCGTGACCAGGGGAAGCTGGTGGCCCGCTACCACGTGGTGGGAAAGCACGGCGGAGCCTGGATCTATGACGTCGACTCCAACGAGGAACTGGAACGGCTCCTTGCCATGGCGCCGGTGTACAACTACGCCCACTACAAGGTGATCGCGCTGGCCGAGATGGATACTCCAGCAGACATCCTGCAGCCGGTCCCCGAAGCTCAGTAGCCAGCCGAGCCGCTGGGTCGACAAGGCGTCGCCCCAGCGGCCCCCCACCCTCGATCCACCCTCCCCCCTCGAAGCCGCAGGCCGACCAGTCCGACCAGTCCGACAGCTCCAACAAGGCACAGGCCCTTTGGGTTATACTTCAAAAATAGCCACTTACAAAGGAGCACCCAAAGATGAAAATCGGCATAGTCGGAACCGGCTTCGTCGGCGCCACCGCGGCGTACGCTCTTGTCATGTCCGGGATCGGCAGAGAACTCGTCCTCGTCGATAAAAACAGGGCGCGGGCAGAGGCTGAGGCAAACGATATCAAGCACGCAGTGCCCTTCGCCCACCAGGCGCTCCTCTCCGCCGGCGACTACAGGGATCTTGCCGGCTGCCGTGCGGTCATCATCTCACCAGGGGTCAGCCAGCAGGTAGGGGAAGACCGGCTTCGCCTGCTGCAGCGAAACGCCTCGGTCTTCAAGGAGGCGGTTCCCGCGATCCTGAACTACGCACCGGATACCATGCTCATCGTGGCCACGAACCCTGTCGACGTCATGACTCACCTCGCGGTGCGCTTCGCGGCGGCGCTGGGGATTGCACCGAACAAGATCATCGGCTCCGGCACCATGCTCGACACCGCCCGCTTCAGAGTCCTTCTGGCGACTCATCTCGGAGTCGACCCGGTGCACATCCACGCCTATGTCCTCGGGGAGCACGGCGATTCGGAGGTCCTCAACTGGTCGCAGGTGATGGTGGGAGGCATTCCCCTCGACGACTTCTGCCGCCTGCAAGGGGTGCAGATCGGAACGGAGACGCGCCAGGAGATCGACCTCAACGTGCGGCGGGCGGCCTACTCCATCATCGAAGGGAAGGGGTCTACCTACTACGGCATAGGAAGCGCTCTGGCCCGTATCGTGCGAGTCATAGCGAACGACCAGCGCGCCATCATGACCGTCTGCTCCCCCCTGGCCCCGGACGGAAGAAGCGGCAATGTCACGATTTCCCTCCCCCGCCTCATCAGCGGAACAGGGGTCGTCGCGACCCTCTCCCCCACCCTCAGCCCGGAAGAGGAAAGGGGGCTGCAGGCGAGCGCCGACGTCGTGCGGACCGCGATCACCGAGCTCGGCGAGTCATCCTCCTAGCCAGCGCGTGATGAGCTATCGGCGCTGCCGCGGTGCGCAGAAGGAAAGGGTCATCATCCGGGACTTTCGATGAGGAGATGAATGAAGGTAAGCCGTCGGCGGGGCGTCCCTCCCCTTTCAAGGGGGAGGACAGGAGGGGGATGGGGCACGCTCAGTGACCACCCCATCCCCACCCTGTCCCTCCCCTTGAAAGGGAGGGGACGCTTGAGCTCCTGCTCTGCTAAAGGAACAAAGGCCACATGCGCTTCCGGAGCTCGCGGGAGAACCTGAAAAAAAAGCCGCTACTTGTTCCTCCTCACCTAGAGGAGTCCTGGCAGGTGAAATTTGACTGCGCTCTCCAGAAGCGGCCTCTTTCTCAGGCGAAACTCGGAGTACGCCCACTCCACCCGGGCGATTTCCACGAGGCCGAAACGACGGCAAACGTCTCCAAAGAAGCGCCGCGAGTAACAGCGACGCAGCACCTCTTCCGGCGACGACTGCCCTTGCGGCAGCACTTCCTCCACGACGCGTGGAAAGGCACGCATGAAAAGGTCCTCGTAGAAGGAATTCCCCTGCCACTGGTCACCGTACTTTTGCAGAAGGAATAACGAGAAGAGAAAGAACTGCTGAATCGAGGGAGTGCCGGCCCACGTGTCGCCGTACCCCCAGTTGAAGTGGCGCAGGTACGTCATGAGAAGGCGGGGGTAGATCCCGGCTCCTCCTTCTTCCGCGAGGACCTTCCGGCATTCCCGCCCAAGGATGAATTTGCCTTTGTATCTGCGTATCAATCCGGCCATCTCCGCCACGATCCTCAGGACGTGGAGGTCCGAAAACTCGACCTCTCTGAGGATTTCCCCGACGGATGTCAGCTTCCGATACTCTTCTTCACCAAGGTAGGCGCGGATCGTGTCCTGGCAGAGCTTGCGTGGCAGCTTTCCCGTCACCGTCGGCTTCACGCCGTCAGGACCGAGTGCCTCCGCAAGGAGTGTAAAAAGATCGATGATCGGTGCTTCAGGAACAACGTCGAGGGTGGTAGGAAAGGTGACAATCTCTGGAGAGTCGAACGGGAAGTAGATCATGCGGTACATCTGTTCAGGGGAGAGCCCCTGGAAGTCATCAATGCCGGTGCGGTTTGCCTGTGCAAGGCGCTCCGCCGCCGCATCGGCCTCTTCCTCGAAAAACTCCCCCTCCTCCAGCGCCTTTTGCACGGTGGCAAGAAGAGATGACCCACAGCAATCGCCATGCGCGCTGCCACTACCGCCGGAAGAAGTCCCGCCCGTACGCCCGTTCATACCCCCACCTCCCCGCTTTCCTTCAGTTGCACGATTACTTATTGCCATAAATGAACAAAAGTGCCAGTGGGATCGCCGCAAATATTCCTCAGGCACACAGAGGGCGCCCTCTCAGGATAAACTGAAGCGCCTGATTCTAGTCACGCGGCCCTGTATTAGTCAACAATAATGCCCCTCCCTTTCAAGTCATGACACCAACTGCCGATGTAGTAGTCGGTGCGCCAGTTGCGCCGCGCACGGTGTCGTTGGACAAGCACCCAAGGCTTACGGAAACCAGAGGGGAGAAGGTTGATGAAATTCAGTTCACTCAGCATCAAAATGAAGGTCCTTATTGCAGCATCCCTGCTCGTTACACTCCTCGCAACAGTGCTTATCGGCATAAACCGGCATGCGATCGTTTCCCTCAACGAGACGCATTACCAGACGTTGCGCGCAAAGAGCATCGAACTCCGAAAGGAAGAGATGAAGAGCGAGGTAGCAATCGCCCTGGGGATAATGCAGGCGGTCTACGATGAGACGAAGGCTTCCGGCGGCGACATGGAAAGCGCGCAGAAACGGGTCCTCGAGCAGTTGCGCCGCATCAGGTTTTTTGAGAACAAAAGCGGCTACATCTTCGTGCACGCCATCGAAGGGGATCGCGCCAGGGCGGTGCTCATTCCGGTAAAGCCGGAGCTCGAGGGAACGGACATCACCGAGCTGAAGGACAAAAACGGCACCTACTTTATCAAAGAATCGATAAAGGCAGCCCGGGCCGGCGGCGGCTTCGTGCAGTACCTCTTCCCGAAGAAAGCGGGTGGAACTCCTGCTCCGAAGATCACCTGCATCGGGCACTTCGCCCCCTGGGACTGGGAGGTGGGGACCGGCATCTACACGGACGATCTCGAAGCGGACGCGACAAAGCTTTACCTGGCAGGTGCCAAGCAGGCGAATCGGGAATTCTACATTATGTGCGGCGTGACCCTCATCGCCGTGGTGCTCATAGTGGCACTGATCGCCTTCGGGGTGGGGATCCTCCTGAAGCCGCTGCAGAGCATCGTGGCTCTCGTGCGTGAGCTCGCCCAGGGAGAGGGTGACCTGACGCGTAGGCTGCCGGTGACGACGGAAGACGAGGTCGGCGATCTCTCGCGAGAGTTCAACCGCTTCATCGGAAAGATCCAGGAGATCATGCTGGAGGTAGCGATGGAGAGCACCGAGGTCGGCTCATGCAGCGACAAGCTCTCCAGCATCTCCCACGGGCTCGCGGAGGAATTCGACGCGCTTGCCGACAAATCCTCTTCCGTTGCGACGGCAAGCGAAGAGATGGCCGCCACCACGAACGAGATAGCCTCAAATTGCGTCTGTGCGGCTGAAGGGGCGGAGGTTGCCAGTGAGAAAGCGACCGCCGGAGCAGCCATCCTGCAAAAGACGCTGGAGTCGATGCGGCGGCTGGCGGAGAAGGTTACCGCTTCGGCCCACACTGTGGCGGGTCTCGGTGCGCGCTCCGACCAGATCGGCGCCATCATCAACACGATTGAGGATATAGCGGATCAGACAAACCTCCTTGCGCTCAATGCTGCCATCGAGGCCGCACGCGCAGGCGATCAGGGACGCGGCTTTGCGGTGGTGGCGGATGAGGTCCGTGCGCTGGCAGAGCGCACAGCCAAGGCGACGCGCGAGATCGGCGGCATGATCAAGAGCATCCAGGAAGAGACGCGATCCGCAGTCGCGGTCATGGAGGCCGGCGTGCGCGAAGTCGAGACCGGGAGCAACGAGGCGAGCCGGTCGGGGGCGGCGCTCCAGGAGATCCTGG
The DNA window shown above is from Geomonas sp. RF6 and carries:
- a CDS encoding DUF2284 domain-containing protein is translated as MADQNALQRLFQQYGCRDFRWIDPAEIVVAQWVRLKCTFGCESYGRNAACPPNTPPVHECRQLLDEYRIAAIFRFPVAFNDADERSGWTRKMNLELLKLEGEVIAAGHPKAFLLFVDSCNICKDCAKTRTGCRNIRMARPSAQGMAIDVIATAARFGYPGEQDGGRNYSFLLLE
- a CDS encoding amylo-alpha-1,6-glucosidase; its protein translation is MKLKRDIVWDSKYVNSREEVLLKREWLVTNGLGGYACGTVAGVLTRRYHGLLVAAYPTPFGRTMVLNKVTEEVKFREGPSLQLGGYERRDGSVDMPGAPNLVDFYLQDGLPVWRYQIDGAEFEKRIFMVHLQNTVHITYTYLSGSQSAWLKMQPLVQFRPHGDPVDQEPGDSYVFSAQENRYQIWSGGKKTPQLRLVFEGGGGTFTLDERTIDDVFYRIEYNRGYETTGKLWTPGYFNMELAPGQSATLVASTEQWENIATLPPGEAFRIEKERRRLLLAAAHPKARTGVAAELVLAADQFIISPAGRLEDSVRANALGNEIRTVIAGYHWFTDWGRDTMISLEGLTLATGRHNEAGWILRTFAHYVKDGLIPNMFPEGKVDGLYHTADATLWFFHALDRYYQVTGDRILMRWVMPQLKDIVEKHRAGTRFGIGIDPKDGLLHQGAEGYQLTWMDAKVGDWVVTPRRGKAVEINALWYNALRLLAEWSREDCDDESFAQTCIESAEEVYRSFNERFWYEEGGYLYDVVDGENGDDSACRPNQIFAISLRFPVLDPARWTPVMDVVRERLLTPVGLRTLAPGHPDYKDKYFGDLRSRDAAYHQGTVWPWLLGHFVDAWLKLHPEDRRGARSFLEGLVDQLNEKVIGSLNEVFDAEEPYRPRGCVAQAWSIAEMLRCWLKTEE
- a CDS encoding muconolactone Delta-isomerase family protein, producing the protein MKFLVLWELDVALLRAEIIQSVMRMPDYAQKLRDQGKLVARYHVVGKHGGAWIYDVDSNEELERLLAMAPVYNYAHYKVIALAEMDTPADILQPVPEAQ
- a CDS encoding L-lactate dehydrogenase is translated as MKIGIVGTGFVGATAAYALVMSGIGRELVLVDKNRARAEAEANDIKHAVPFAHQALLSAGDYRDLAGCRAVIISPGVSQQVGEDRLRLLQRNASVFKEAVPAILNYAPDTMLIVATNPVDVMTHLAVRFAAALGIAPNKIIGSGTMLDTARFRVLLATHLGVDPVHIHAYVLGEHGDSEVLNWSQVMVGGIPLDDFCRLQGVQIGTETRQEIDLNVRRAAYSIIEGKGSTYYGIGSALARIVRVIANDQRAIMTVCSPLAPDGRSGNVTISLPRLISGTGVVATLSPTLSPEEERGLQASADVVRTAITELGESSS
- a CDS encoding methyl-accepting chemotaxis protein, which encodes MKFSSLSIKMKVLIAASLLVTLLATVLIGINRHAIVSLNETHYQTLRAKSIELRKEEMKSEVAIALGIMQAVYDETKASGGDMESAQKRVLEQLRRIRFFENKSGYIFVHAIEGDRARAVLIPVKPELEGTDITELKDKNGTYFIKESIKAARAGGGFVQYLFPKKAGGTPAPKITCIGHFAPWDWEVGTGIYTDDLEADATKLYLAGAKQANREFYIMCGVTLIAVVLIVALIAFGVGILLKPLQSIVALVRELAQGEGDLTRRLPVTTEDEVGDLSREFNRFIGKIQEIMLEVAMESTEVGSCSDKLSSISHGLAEEFDALADKSSSVATASEEMAATTNEIASNCVCAAEGAEVASEKATAGAAILQKTLESMRRLAEKVTASAHTVAGLGARSDQIGAIINTIEDIADQTNLLALNAAIEAARAGDQGRGFAVVADEVRALAERTAKATREIGGMIKSIQEETRSAVAVMEAGVREVETGSNEASRSGAALQEILDQVERVTGQVNQIATAAEEQSATTLEITANVQQLNDVLQQGVRSLRDSSRTAQGMKELSDELNAVIGRFRLS
- the treZ gene encoding malto-oligosyltrehalose trehalohydrolase, encoding MSIQKRRLPVGAEPMPEGGVHFRVWAPRRKKVEVVLLGRGVHAAAEQVVMELDPEDGGYYSGLCHEARIGSLYRFRLDDGDSFPDPASRFQPEGPHGPSCVVDPYFQWSDQVWAGPKLEEQVMYEMHIGTYTPEGNWHGAAQQLPELARLGITTVEVMPVAEFPGEFGWGYDGVDLFAPTRLYGFPDDFRRFVDTAHSLGLSIILDVVYNHLGPEGNYLREYSPHYFTDRYTNEWGDSVDFDGEHSGPVREFFIANAVYWISEFHLDGLRLDATQVIFDNSPKHILACISEAAREVAGERSLLLVAENEPQHVRCLRPIADGGYGLDLMWNDDFHHSARVALTGYNEAYYSEYLGTPQELVSAVKWSYLYQGQYYYWQGKRRGSPTFSFSPRRFVHFLENHDQVANSAWGWRVHSLTSPGSFRAMTTLLLLGPQTPLLFQGQEFGACTPFLYFADLSPELAKLVRKGRVDFLRQFTNITSPDVIDALDNPSAPETFLRSRLNLSDREKNVKTYNMHKDLIRLRKEDQVFSRAHTGKVEGAILGPQGFLLRFFVKGDQRLLLVNLGRDLRLSPVPEPLLAPPEDCRWQVLWSSEWSEYGGSGTPELDTDKFWRIQGHAAVVLKPVAAGEQ